One Klebsiella electrica genomic window, GGTGCCGGGGGCCGATAAGATGGTGACCTTTGGCTTTATCTGGGTCGCGCTGGCGATTTTCGTGATGGATGCGGTTTACACAATACGCAGAACGCGCGGGGCATAACGAAAAAACCGCAGCACCTTCCAGTTTGCTGACAAGGTGCGCGTTGCCGAAACTGCCCGGCGGCGCTTCGCTTGCACGGGCCTACGGATAATTCCCACCAGCATGACGGGCGATGTTCCGTAAGCCAGGCAGGGTACAGTTCTGTAGGCCGGGCAAGGCATCAGCCGCCGCCCGGCGGAAAAGGTTAAACAGTCTTTCAGCAGGGCAAAAAGACCTTGTTACAGCCAGTTTTTACGCTTGAAGTAGAGATACGGCGCCAGGCCGGCAAGCATCATAAAGACAATTGCCCCCGGGTAACCAAAGCTCCAGTGCAGCTCCGGCATAAACTCAAAGTTCATCCCGTAGCTGGAAGCCACCAGCGTCGGCGGCAGGAACACCACGGAAACCACCGAGAAGATCTTGATGATGCGGTTCTGCTCGATGTTGATAAAGCCCATCGCCGCCTGCATCAGGAAGTTGACCTTCTGGAACAGCGATTCGTTGTGCGGCAGCAGGGATTCGATATCTCGCAGGATCTCGCGCGCCTGCTCCAGCTGTCCCGCAGGTAAACGCGCCTTGCGCACCAGGAAGTTCAGAGCGCGCTGGGTATCCATCAGACACAGACGGACTTTCCAGCCGATATCTTCCTGCTCGGCAAGCGTTGAGAGCGCGTCATCGTACTCATCGCCTTGACGACCTTCCATGATCACGCGGCTGAGTTTTTCCAGATCGCTGTAGATATTTTCGATTTCATCCGCCAGCTGCTCAATTTTGGTTTCGAACAGATCCAGCAGCAGTTCATAGGCGTTGCCATCAACCATTGACTGATTGCGAACGCGCATGCGATAGAGGCGAAATGCCGGCAATTCACGCTCGCGCAGGGTAAACAGGCGCCCTTCGCGAATCGTAAATGCCACGGTGGAGTTACCGGCGTGATCCTCCGCATCTTCAAAAAAGAAAAAGGAGTGAATGTGTAAACCGTCTTCATCTTCGAAGAAACGCGCCGATGCTTCGATATCTTCCAGTTCCGGGCGCGTTGCCAGGTTCTGACCCAATTCCGTCTGCACGCGGCTTCGTTCGTCGTCGTCGGGCTCGACCAGATCGACCCACACCGAACTGGCAAGATGCTTGATCTCATCAGCTTCAAGGCGTGTTAAACGATTATTTTCCAGTTGAAATGCGCTCAGCATGACCGGGACTCCCAATGCAAAAAAATTATCGGACAGTTCGGTGGGCACACAGAAACAATTTGGGTTTCAGACCATTAAGCCTGACTCAGAGCGACGGGTATGACGGGTCGCTGACAACCGCTAAGGCTATCAGCATAAGAGGATAGCCTTAGGAGTTGTTCCTGACAGACAGGAAGTTGAGCCAGCGTCTACTGGGTGTGTCCAAGGCGAATGTCCTCTTAGCGTAATCGTGCGCGCATGTTACGCCAGCACAAAAACGGCGTCAACACGCAACGGAACGCTAAAGAGCAAATCCTGCCCTTTAGCATATAAGGCTAGCAGATTATTACAAAAAAACGATACTTTTCTTACTGTTACACTGTTTCTAATCGAGCGTAGGCCGCCACTAACCATTTAATACCCTGCCCCTGGAAGGCGACCTGCAAACGGCTATGCTCGCCGCTGCCTTCCAGATTCACAATGGTGCCTTCGCCAAACTTCGGATGGCGTACGCGCTGCCCCAGTTTGTAGCCGGTATCGTTTTCCGCCAGCGGCGTGCCCATCCGCTGATGGCTGACCGGACGGCTCACCGTCGCGCGCAGGCGCACCTCTTCCACACAGGCTTCCGGCAGCTCGCCGATAAAGCGCGACGGGCGGTGGTAAACCTCTTTGCCGTACAGACGGCGGGTTTCCGCATAGGTGAGAGTCAGTTTCTGCATCGCGCGCGTCACGCCGACGTAAGCCAGACGACGCTCCTCCTCCAGCCGGCCACCTTCATCCAGCGCCATCTGGCTCGGGAACATCCCCTCTTCCACGCCAACGATAAACACCTGCGGGAACTCCAGACCTTTCGCCGAGTGCAGGGTCATCAGCTGCACCGCATCCTGCCAGGTATCCGCCTGCCCTTCACCCGCTTCCAGCGCGGCGTGAGAGAGGAAGGCCTGCAGCGGCATTAAATCTTCATCTTCATCGTTGTAGCTGAACTGGCGCGTTGCGGTTACCAGCTCCTCTAAGTTTTCGATTCGGGTTTGACCTTTTTCGCCCTTTTCCTGCTCGTACATCATCCGCAGACCGGAGTCGTTAATCACCCGGTCAGTCTGCACGTGCAGCGGCATATCCGCCGTTTCCTGCGCCAGGGCGTCAATCAGCTCCATAAAGCGTTGCAGCGCGCTGGCGGCGCGCCCGGCAAGGACTTTGTCTTTTAACAGTTCGCGGCACGCCTGCCACAGCGTGAGCTGACGGTCGCGCGACGTTTGACGAACCACGTCCAGCGTGCGATCGCCGATGCCGCGGGTCGGCGTATTGACCACGCGCTCAAACGCCGCGTCATCGTTGCGATTGGCAATCAGGCGCAGGTAAGAGAGCGCGTCTTTAATCTCCTGGCGTTCGAAGAAGCGCATGCCGCCATAGATACGATACGGCATGCTGGCCTGCAGCAGCGCCTCTTCCAGCACGCGCGACTGGGCGTTGCTGCGGTAGAGAATGGCGCACTGCTCCAGCGCCCCGCCGTTCTCCTGCCAGGTTTTGATGCGATTGACGACAAAACGCGCTTCATCAAGATCGTTAAACGCGCAGTAGAGGGAGATAGGCTCGCCGTCGGCACCATCGGTCCACAGTTTTTTGCCCAGACGCCCGCTGTTGTTTTCAATCAGGGCGTTGGCCGCGCTGAGGATGTTGCTGGTCGAGCGATAGTTCTGCTCCAGGCGAATGGTCTGCGCGCCGGGGAAATCGGTGAGAAAACGCTGAATATTCTCCACCTGGGCGCCGCGCCAGCCGTAGATCGACTGGTCATCATCCCCCACAATCATCACCTTGCCGCTATCGCCCGCCAGCAGGCGAATCCAGGCATACTGGATGTTGTTGGTATCCTGAAATTCATCCACAAGGATGTTGGTGAAGCGTTCGCGGTAGTGCTGGAGAATATGCGGTTTATTAAGCCACAGCTCGTGCGCACGCAGCAGCAGTTCGGCAAAGTCCACCAGACCGGCGCGATCGCAGGCTTCCTGATAGGCCTGATACACTTTCTGCCAGGTCTGTTCCACCGGGTTGCCGTAGCTCTGAATATGGTGCGGGCGCAGCCCTTCATCTTTCTGGCTGTTGATGTACCACATCGCCTGGCGCGGCGGCCACTGCTTCTCGTCGAGGTTCATCGCCTTAATCAGACGCTTCAGCAGACGCAGCTGGTCTTCGCTATCGAGGATTTGAAAATCTTGCGGCAGGTTAGCATCCAGATGGTGGGCCCGCAGCAGCCGATGCGCCAGCCCGTGGAATGTCCCGACCCACATGCCGCCCTGGGTCGTTCCCATCAGCTGGCCAATACGATGGCGCATCTCCGCTGCCGCTTTGTTGGTAAAGGTCACCGCCATAATCGAATACGGCGAGCAG contains:
- the ysgD gene encoding YsgD/CorL family protein, translated to MDTPSRRWLNFLSVRNNS
- the corA gene encoding magnesium/cobalt transporter CorA, whose translation is MLSAFQLENNRLTRLEADEIKHLASSVWVDLVEPDDDERSRVQTELGQNLATRPELEDIEASARFFEDEDGLHIHSFFFFEDAEDHAGNSTVAFTIREGRLFTLRERELPAFRLYRMRVRNQSMVDGNAYELLLDLFETKIEQLADEIENIYSDLEKLSRVIMEGRQGDEYDDALSTLAEQEDIGWKVRLCLMDTQRALNFLVRKARLPAGQLEQAREILRDIESLLPHNESLFQKVNFLMQAAMGFINIEQNRIIKIFSVVSVVFLPPTLVASSYGMNFEFMPELHWSFGYPGAIVFMMLAGLAPYLYFKRKNWL
- the uvrD gene encoding DNA helicase II is translated as MDVSYLLDSLNDKQREAVAASRTNMLVLAGAGSGKTRVLVHRIAWLLSVENCSPYSIMAVTFTNKAAAEMRHRIGQLMGTTQGGMWVGTFHGLAHRLLRAHHLDANLPQDFQILDSEDQLRLLKRLIKAMNLDEKQWPPRQAMWYINSQKDEGLRPHHIQSYGNPVEQTWQKVYQAYQEACDRAGLVDFAELLLRAHELWLNKPHILQHYRERFTNILVDEFQDTNNIQYAWIRLLAGDSGKVMIVGDDDQSIYGWRGAQVENIQRFLTDFPGAQTIRLEQNYRSTSNILSAANALIENNSGRLGKKLWTDGADGEPISLYCAFNDLDEARFVVNRIKTWQENGGALEQCAILYRSNAQSRVLEEALLQASMPYRIYGGMRFFERQEIKDALSYLRLIANRNDDAAFERVVNTPTRGIGDRTLDVVRQTSRDRQLTLWQACRELLKDKVLAGRAASALQRFMELIDALAQETADMPLHVQTDRVINDSGLRMMYEQEKGEKGQTRIENLEELVTATRQFSYNDEDEDLMPLQAFLSHAALEAGEGQADTWQDAVQLMTLHSAKGLEFPQVFIVGVEEGMFPSQMALDEGGRLEEERRLAYVGVTRAMQKLTLTYAETRRLYGKEVYHRPSRFIGELPEACVEEVRLRATVSRPVSHQRMGTPLAENDTGYKLGQRVRHPKFGEGTIVNLEGSGEHSRLQVAFQGQGIKWLVAAYARLETV